A single genomic interval of Methylobacterium bullatum harbors:
- the lpxA gene encoding Acyl-[acyl-carrier-protein]--UDP-N-acetylglucosamine O-acyltransferase, translating into MSVLAEIHPSSVIEDGATLGEGVRIGPFCHVGPEVVLGEGCELVSHVVVAGRTGIGPRTKLYPFASIGHPPQDLKFRGEASTLTIGADCLIREGVTMNPGTAGGGLETVVGDKCTFLANSHVGHDCRVGDGVVFSNNVMLAGHCSVGDYAILGGGAAVIQFARVGAHAFVGGLSGLENDCIPYGMALGNRAYLSGLNIIGLQRRGFAREDIHALRRAYRLLFAQEGTLMERVEDVAAEFEAHRAVAEIIAFIREGGKRSICTPRENPGSA; encoded by the coding sequence ATGAGCGTCTTGGCCGAGATCCATCCGAGCTCCGTCATCGAAGACGGGGCCACGCTCGGCGAAGGCGTGCGGATCGGCCCCTTCTGCCATGTCGGGCCGGAGGTCGTTCTGGGCGAGGGCTGTGAGCTCGTCAGCCACGTGGTCGTCGCCGGACGCACCGGAATCGGTCCACGCACCAAGCTCTACCCGTTCGCGTCCATCGGTCACCCGCCGCAGGATCTGAAGTTTCGCGGCGAGGCGTCGACGCTGACCATCGGGGCCGACTGCCTGATTCGGGAAGGCGTCACGATGAATCCCGGCACGGCCGGCGGTGGCCTTGAGACGGTCGTCGGCGACAAGTGCACCTTCCTCGCCAATTCCCATGTGGGTCACGATTGCCGGGTGGGCGATGGGGTGGTCTTCTCCAACAACGTGATGCTCGCCGGCCATTGCAGCGTCGGCGACTATGCGATTCTCGGTGGCGGGGCCGCCGTGATCCAGTTCGCCCGCGTCGGGGCGCATGCCTTCGTCGGCGGCCTATCCGGGTTGGAGAACGATTGCATTCCCTACGGCATGGCGCTCGGCAACCGCGCCTATCTCTCGGGCCTCAACATCATCGGCCTGCAGCGCCGGGGTTTCGCCCGCGAGGATATTCATGCCCTGCGCCGCGCCTATCGCCTGCTCTTTGCCCAGGAGGGCACCCTGATGGAGCGCGTGGAAGACGTGGCGGCGGAGTTCGAGGCGCATCGTGCCGTGGCCGAGATCATCGCCTTCATCCGCGAGGGCGGAAAGCGCTCGATCTGCACCCCGCGCGAGAATCCGGGCTCGGCTTGA
- the lpxD gene encoding UDP-3-O-acylglucosamine N-acyltransferase has translation MSDPIFFASSTTLSLGDIAGAAGISLPEGADPGAMVGGASPLETAGPGDLAYMDNARYGDVLAQTKALACLVSPRFAAKVPASTVALVTRDPYRVYAGLLARFHPEAMRPLSQFATEGVSPGAHVHPQARLEDGVIVDPGAVIGPGAEIGSGTVIGPNAVIGPNVRIGRDCSIGAGATLAYALVGNRVILHPGARIGQDGFGFAMGPGGHLKVPQTGRVIVQDDVEIGANTTIDRGAGRDTMIGEGTKIDNLVQIAHNVVIGRHCVIVSGVGISGSTTLEDYVVLGGQVGVVGHLRIGMGSQIAGSSNVNRDVPPGSRWGGTPAKPVRTWFRELTALARLAEKSGRDTSEPAKD, from the coding sequence ATGTCTGATCCCATCTTCTTCGCATCCAGCACGACCCTCAGCCTCGGCGACATCGCCGGGGCTGCAGGCATTTCGCTTCCCGAGGGCGCGGACCCTGGCGCGATGGTCGGCGGCGCGTCTCCCTTGGAGACCGCAGGCCCCGGTGACCTCGCCTATATGGACAACGCCCGCTACGGCGACGTCCTGGCCCAGACGAAGGCGCTGGCCTGCCTCGTCTCCCCGCGCTTCGCGGCCAAGGTTCCTGCATCCACGGTGGCGCTCGTCACGCGCGATCCGTACAGGGTCTATGCCGGCCTGCTGGCACGCTTCCATCCAGAGGCCATGCGGCCGCTCTCGCAATTTGCCACCGAAGGCGTCTCGCCCGGAGCTCATGTCCATCCCCAGGCACGTCTCGAAGACGGCGTGATCGTCGATCCCGGCGCCGTGATCGGTCCCGGTGCCGAGATCGGTTCGGGGACGGTCATCGGCCCCAACGCCGTCATCGGCCCCAATGTCCGCATCGGCCGCGATTGTTCGATCGGGGCGGGGGCCACCCTGGCCTATGCCCTCGTCGGTAACCGCGTGATCCTTCATCCGGGCGCGCGCATCGGCCAGGATGGATTCGGCTTCGCCATGGGACCGGGCGGGCATCTCAAGGTGCCCCAGACCGGCCGCGTCATCGTGCAGGACGATGTCGAGATCGGTGCCAACACCACGATCGATCGTGGCGCCGGCCGCGATACCATGATCGGGGAGGGGACCAAGATCGATAACCTCGTCCAGATCGCCCATAACGTGGTCATCGGCCGCCACTGCGTCATCGTCTCGGGTGTGGGCATTTCCGGCTCGACCACGTTGGAGGATTACGTGGTCCTCGGCGGCCAGGTCGGGGTGGTCGGGCATCTGCGGATCGGCATGGGCTCGCAGATTGCCGGATCTTCAAACGTGAACCGCGACGTTCCGCCCGGAAGTCGCTGGGGCGGTACGCCGGCCAAGCCCGTGCGCACCTGGTTCCGCGAACTCACCGCTCTCGCCCGCCTCGCGGAAAAGTCGGGCCGCGACACGAGTGAGCCTGCCAAGGACTGA
- the mmpA gene encoding Metalloprotease MmpA yields MDFLASMGGTASGFFGSVIPFVIVLSIVVFVHEMGHFLVGRWCGVGVHAFSLGFGPELFGFNDRHGTRWKVSAIPLGGYVKFHGDANGASVADPAALARMTPEERATSFPAQSLGKRAAIVAAGPIANFLLAIALFAGAIYVSGRYELPPRIDGVMPGSAAERAGFQPGDLVTSIDGAQVTNFLDMQRTVSGSAGASLAVTVDRGGETKTLTAIPDAVEERTPFGKHRLGRLGIKGPNGADAQVRHYGLVQSLGLGVSETYFVVDRTMNYLGKLVTGRESADQLSGPIGIARVSGEVAKVGGVGGLIGLVALLSVSIGLLNLFPVPLLDGGHLLFYAFEAVRGRPLSEKTQEIGFRIGLALVLFLMLFAAWNDILNLGASWSGRGS; encoded by the coding sequence ATGGACTTTCTAGCTTCGATGGGGGGGACGGCCTCCGGCTTCTTCGGGTCGGTGATCCCCTTCGTCATCGTGCTCAGCATCGTGGTGTTCGTCCACGAGATGGGCCACTTCCTCGTCGGCCGCTGGTGCGGGGTCGGTGTCCACGCCTTCTCCCTCGGCTTCGGCCCCGAACTCTTCGGCTTCAACGACCGTCACGGCACCCGCTGGAAGGTGTCGGCGATCCCGCTCGGCGGCTACGTCAAGTTCCACGGCGACGCGAATGGCGCCAGCGTGGCCGATCCCGCCGCCCTCGCGCGGATGACTCCCGAGGAGCGCGCCACGAGTTTCCCGGCCCAGAGCCTCGGTAAGCGCGCGGCCATCGTTGCCGCCGGACCCATCGCCAACTTTCTCCTGGCCATCGCGCTCTTTGCCGGGGCGATCTATGTCTCCGGCCGCTACGAGCTTCCGCCCCGCATCGACGGCGTGATGCCGGGCAGTGCGGCCGAGCGGGCGGGCTTTCAGCCCGGTGACCTCGTCACGTCCATCGACGGGGCGCAGGTGACCAATTTCCTCGACATGCAGCGCACCGTCTCCGGCAGCGCCGGCGCCAGCCTCGCCGTCACCGTCGACCGCGGCGGCGAGACAAAGACCCTGACCGCGATTCCCGACGCGGTGGAGGAGCGCACGCCATTCGGCAAGCACCGCCTCGGCCGCCTCGGCATCAAGGGACCGAACGGCGCTGACGCCCAGGTCCGGCATTACGGCCTCGTCCAATCCCTCGGGCTCGGCGTGTCGGAGACCTATTTCGTGGTCGACCGGACCATGAACTACCTGGGCAAGCTGGTGACGGGGCGCGAATCCGCCGATCAGCTCTCCGGACCCATCGGGATCGCCCGCGTTTCGGGCGAGGTCGCCAAGGTCGGCGGTGTCGGCGGGCTCATCGGCCTCGTGGCGCTCCTGTCTGTCTCGATCGGCCTGCTTAACCTTTTCCCGGTCCCCCTCCTCGATGGCGGGCACCTGTTGTTCTACGCGTTCGAGGCCGTTCGCGGCCGTCCCCTGAGCGAGAAGACCCAGGAGATCGGCTTCCGGATCGGGCTGGCGCTGGTCCTGTTCCTGATGCTGTTCGCCGCCTGGAACGACATCCTGAACCTCGGCGCGTCCTGGTCCGGGCGGGGTTCCTGA
- the emrK gene encoding putative multidrug resistance protein EmrK codes for MSLRDDDGHRDASSGAVHSDDAVASPAIPVVAEPPVAPPAAADVLPPKRRPLRKAILASLVVLGLAGGGYKGYEWWTVGRFFVSTDDAYVQADISILAAKVPGYLDAVPVMNGQAVRKGDVIARLDDGDYRLAAQAAHDKLATQQATIARIGRQMEAAQAQILQSAAQIDAAKADSIRAAADYARQQQLEKVDFVAKSRIEQALADRNRTEATVKGAEANLAMMKANVEVLRAQGREAEGLAAELKTAEDRADRDLAFTVIHAPFDGVVGNKAVEAGAYVAPGSRIAALVPLESVRIDANFKETQVERMHAGQQVHIAVDAYPGRDIVGEVESLSPASGSVFSLLPPDNATGNFTKIVQRLPVRIHVPADVAREGLLRPGLSVTVRVDTRGEDEPVRTAWRH; via the coding sequence ATGTCTCTGCGTGACGATGATGGGCACCGCGACGCGTCCTCGGGTGCGGTCCATTCCGACGATGCCGTGGCGTCGCCGGCCATTCCTGTCGTGGCAGAACCACCGGTCGCGCCACCGGCCGCAGCGGACGTATTGCCCCCGAAGCGCCGACCTCTGCGCAAGGCCATTCTGGCGAGCCTCGTCGTCCTCGGACTCGCGGGCGGCGGCTACAAGGGCTACGAATGGTGGACGGTCGGGCGCTTCTTCGTCTCCACCGACGATGCCTACGTCCAGGCCGACATCTCGATCCTCGCCGCCAAGGTGCCGGGCTATCTCGACGCCGTGCCGGTAATGAACGGGCAGGCGGTAAGGAAGGGCGATGTGATCGCGCGTCTCGACGACGGCGATTATCGCCTCGCCGCCCAAGCCGCACATGACAAGCTTGCGACGCAGCAGGCGACCATCGCCCGCATCGGCCGGCAGATGGAGGCCGCGCAGGCCCAGATCCTTCAGAGCGCCGCGCAGATCGATGCGGCCAAGGCCGATTCCATTCGCGCCGCCGCCGATTACGCCCGCCAGCAGCAGCTGGAGAAAGTCGATTTCGTCGCCAAATCGCGGATCGAGCAGGCCTTGGCCGATCGCAACCGCACCGAGGCCACGGTGAAAGGGGCCGAGGCGAATCTGGCCATGATGAAGGCCAATGTCGAGGTGCTGCGGGCTCAGGGCCGGGAGGCCGAAGGGCTCGCGGCCGAGTTGAAGACCGCCGAGGACAGGGCCGACCGCGACCTCGCCTTCACGGTGATCCATGCGCCTTTCGACGGCGTCGTGGGCAACAAGGCGGTGGAGGCGGGCGCCTATGTTGCGCCGGGGTCGCGCATCGCCGCTCTAGTCCCCCTTGAGAGCGTCCGGATCGACGCGAACTTCAAGGAGACGCAAGTCGAGCGGATGCATGCCGGCCAGCAGGTCCATATCGCGGTGGATGCCTATCCCGGTCGGGACATCGTCGGCGAGGTCGAATCCTTATCGCCGGCCTCGGGCTCTGTCTTCAGCCTGCTGCCGCCGGACAACGCCACCGGCAATTTCACCAAGATCGTGCAGCGCCTGCCGGTGCGTATCCACGTGCCGGCGGACGTCGCCCGTGAGGGGCTCCTGCGTCCGGGCCTCTCCGTCACCGTGCGCGTCGATACCCGTGGCGAGGACGAGCCCGTCCGCACGGCATGGCGGCACTAG
- the fabZ_1 gene encoding 3-hydroxyacyl-[acyl-carrier-protein] dehydratase FabZ, with product MSDMPKDLGSADIQKILELLPHRYPFLMIDRIIEIDGDRSCIGIKNVSFNEPQFTGHFPGLPVFPGVLLIEGMAQTAGAICCQHIKTDEMRAKQVFFMTIDKCKFRKPVVPGDTVRYHMTKMNQRRTMWWFRGQARVGDTLVAEAEIGAMLVTE from the coding sequence ATGAGTGACATGCCGAAAGATCTGGGCTCGGCCGACATCCAGAAGATCCTGGAACTTCTGCCCCATCGCTACCCGTTCCTGATGATCGACCGCATCATCGAGATCGACGGGGATCGCTCCTGCATCGGGATCAAGAACGTCTCGTTCAACGAGCCGCAATTCACCGGGCATTTTCCCGGTCTGCCGGTGTTCCCGGGCGTCCTGTTGATCGAAGGCATGGCCCAGACCGCCGGCGCCATCTGCTGCCAGCACATCAAGACCGACGAGATGCGGGCCAAGCAGGTGTTCTTCATGACCATCGACAAGTGCAAGTTCCGCAAGCCCGTCGTGCCTGGCGATACGGTGCGGTACCACATGACGAAGATGAACCAGCGCCGGACCATGTGGTGGTTCCGGGGCCAGGCGCGGGTGGGTGACACCCTCGTGGCCGAGGCCGAGATCGGTGCCATGCTGGTGACGGAATGA
- the emrB_2 gene encoding Multidrug export protein EmrB translates to MATAASIALPPVASAAEPPLDRRRMVAFVCMVFGMFMAILDIQIVSASLAEIQAGLSASGDEIPWVQTSYLIAEVIAIPLSGFLSRVISTRWMFVVSAGGFTLMSLMCATSTSINEMILWRALQGFIGGGMIPTVFASAFTIFPPSKRPIVSPMIGLVATLAPTIGPTVGGYLTDAFDWHWLFLINVVPGIIVTVSTYLLVDFDEPNLDLFKRFDWFGLAFMAAFLGCLEYVLEEGPNHDWLRDEAVFACAIICVAGGVAFFWRALTAAEPIVDLRAFTDRNFAAGCIFSFVLGIGLYGLTYLYPVYLGRVRGYSALQIGETMFVSGLCMFATAPIAGRFSGRVDPRILMGLGFTGFAAGTWIVTGLTKDWDFWELLLPQVLRGCSLMLCMIPINNIALGTLPPARMKNASGLYNLTRNLGGAVGLALINTVLNDRWDLHLARLHERFTWTNNTVLERLDMTRRQFDALGLDGNAMALKAMMNTVRMQGLVMGFTDVFLVLTFLFLAMACATPLIRRPRAAASAGGGH, encoded by the coding sequence ATGGCCACCGCCGCCAGCATCGCGTTGCCACCCGTTGCATCCGCCGCCGAGCCGCCCCTCGATCGCCGCCGCATGGTGGCCTTCGTCTGCATGGTGTTCGGGATGTTCATGGCCATCCTGGACATCCAGATCGTCTCGGCCTCGCTCGCCGAGATCCAGGCCGGGCTCTCGGCCTCCGGCGACGAGATCCCCTGGGTCCAGACCAGCTATCTCATCGCCGAGGTCATCGCGATTCCCCTGTCGGGATTCCTGTCGCGGGTGATCTCGACCCGCTGGATGTTCGTGGTCTCGGCGGGTGGGTTCACACTGATGAGCCTGATGTGCGCGACCTCCACCTCGATCAACGAGATGATCCTGTGGCGGGCGCTGCAAGGCTTCATCGGCGGGGGCATGATCCCCACCGTTTTCGCCTCGGCCTTCACGATCTTCCCGCCCTCCAAGCGTCCCATCGTCTCGCCGATGATCGGCCTCGTGGCGACGCTCGCCCCCACCATCGGCCCGACGGTGGGCGGCTACCTCACGGACGCCTTCGACTGGCACTGGCTGTTTCTCATCAACGTGGTGCCGGGCATCATCGTCACCGTTTCGACCTACCTGCTCGTGGATTTCGACGAGCCCAACCTCGACCTGTTCAAGCGCTTCGATTGGTTCGGTCTCGCCTTCATGGCCGCTTTCCTCGGCTGCCTCGAATACGTGCTGGAGGAGGGGCCGAACCACGATTGGCTCCGGGACGAGGCGGTCTTCGCCTGCGCCATCATCTGCGTCGCCGGCGGTGTCGCCTTCTTCTGGCGCGCGCTCACGGCGGCCGAGCCCATCGTCGACCTGCGCGCCTTCACCGACCGCAACTTCGCGGCGGGCTGCATCTTCAGCTTCGTCCTCGGCATCGGCCTCTACGGCCTCACCTATCTCTACCCGGTCTATCTCGGACGCGTGCGCGGCTACTCCGCCCTGCAGATCGGCGAGACGATGTTCGTCTCAGGCCTGTGCATGTTCGCCACCGCCCCCATCGCGGGGCGGTTCTCGGGCAGGGTCGATCCGCGCATCCTCATGGGACTCGGCTTCACCGGGTTCGCCGCCGGCACGTGGATCGTCACCGGCCTGACCAAGGACTGGGATTTCTGGGAATTGCTACTGCCTCAGGTCCTTCGCGGCTGCTCGCTGATGCTGTGCATGATCCCGATCAACAACATCGCGCTCGGCACCCTGCCGCCGGCGCGGATGAAGAATGCGTCCGGCCTCTACAACCTCACCCGCAACCTCGGCGGGGCGGTGGGCCTCGCCCTCATCAACACCGTGCTCAACGACCGCTGGGACCTGCATCTCGCCCGGCTGCACGAGCGCTTCACCTGGACGAACAATACCGTGCTGGAGCGGCTCGACATGACGCGCCGCCAGTTCGATGCACTAGGCCTCGACGGCAACGCCATGGCCCTCAAGGCGATGATGAACACGGTGCGGATGCAGGGTTTGGTGATGGGCTTCACCGACGTCTTCCTGGTCCTCACGTTCCTGTTCCTCGCCATGGCCTGCGCGACGCCGCTGATCCGCCGGCCGCGCGCCGCCGCGTCGGCGGGCGGCGGCCATTGA
- the bamA gene encoding Outer membrane protein assembly factor BamA has product MMSMTGKRRRKSAERTIVLVAAAAAGLVLGGTAQAQQIVVQGNKRVDADTIRSYVTGTASGSPEEARRNLLASGMFSDVKVSRSGAGTVVTVRENNLINRVVFEGNKKVEKGTLEAEVEAKARGGFSEGIVQADLQRIREIYRRAGRGTAKVSFRTVDLPNGRIDLIYVIEEGDKTGIKAINFVGNSAYSDSKLRELMSSSEMNFLSFIKTSDVYDPDRITNDLDLVRRYYLKNGYADFRVVNADARYVEGEGDAGWVITVTVDEGQQYTVGAVAIDSRLPGVDTQILDGEVRASVGDVYNAEDVEKTLSGVTNQVARQGFPFAQVRPTGQRDRATHTVALGFVVEDGPRVYVERINIRGNTRTRDYVIRRELDLTEGDAYNRVLTDRAERRLNGLGFFKKVRFSNEPGSSADRVIINIDVEDQPTGSFSVAGGYSTQDGIIGEVSVSESNFLGRGQYVRVAGTGGQYSRGVDFSFTEPYFLGYRLAAGFDAFYKYSDLTRYSRYETTVYGGQIRVGLPITEEFGVTLRYSLYNTELTIPNSTKRPYNDCSNPIPGFTTVNPAGTIDPVSGLNTGGLASYPNNCAFNGEASIALKGSTGNTLTSLAGVTLAYSTLDNLAQPRNGLYAELKPEIAGLGGDSKFFRVAGDVRYYKEFYEDVVGFARFQGGHISPLTDEKLRITDQYFLGPSLVRGFAPNGIGPRDVGSADARSNAVGGTTYFGGTLEVQFPIYGIPRDLGLKGAVFADAGTLFGYNSRTQFNVNGDAIINGIAPGGACAYTALGAGAITVEPECLNVRDKMTIRSSIGASILWNSPLGPIRFDYAYALTKDEGQKIYNADGSFLGRVGKDQLQAFRFSGGSRF; this is encoded by the coding sequence ATGATGTCGATGACGGGGAAGCGCCGGCGTAAGTCGGCCGAACGGACCATCGTCCTAGTCGCTGCCGCGGCCGCAGGGCTGGTTCTGGGCGGCACGGCTCAGGCGCAGCAGATCGTCGTCCAGGGTAACAAGCGCGTCGATGCCGACACGATCCGGTCCTACGTGACCGGAACGGCCTCGGGATCTCCCGAAGAGGCCCGCCGCAACCTGCTGGCGAGCGGCATGTTCTCCGACGTCAAGGTCTCGCGCAGCGGTGCCGGGACGGTGGTGACGGTACGCGAGAACAACCTCATTAACCGGGTCGTGTTCGAGGGGAACAAGAAGGTCGAGAAGGGGACGCTGGAAGCCGAGGTCGAGGCCAAGGCCCGCGGCGGCTTCAGCGAGGGCATCGTCCAGGCCGATCTCCAGCGCATCCGCGAGATCTACCGCCGCGCCGGCCGCGGCACCGCCAAGGTGAGCTTCCGCACCGTCGATCTGCCCAACGGCCGCATCGACCTGATCTACGTGATCGAGGAAGGCGACAAGACCGGCATCAAGGCGATCAACTTCGTCGGCAACAGCGCCTATTCCGACAGCAAGCTGCGCGAGCTGATGAGCTCCTCGGAGATGAACTTCCTCTCGTTCATCAAGACCTCCGACGTCTACGATCCGGACAGGATCACCAACGATCTCGACCTCGTGCGCCGCTACTACCTGAAGAACGGCTATGCCGATTTCCGGGTGGTGAATGCCGATGCGCGCTACGTGGAAGGCGAGGGCGATGCCGGCTGGGTCATCACCGTGACCGTGGACGAGGGCCAGCAATACACCGTCGGCGCGGTGGCCATCGATTCGCGCCTGCCGGGTGTCGACACTCAGATCCTCGACGGCGAGGTCCGCGCCTCCGTGGGCGACGTCTACAATGCCGAGGATGTGGAGAAGACCCTCTCCGGCGTGACCAATCAGGTCGCCCGCCAGGGCTTCCCCTTTGCCCAGGTCCGCCCGACCGGCCAGCGCGACCGCGCCACCCACACCGTGGCCCTCGGCTTCGTCGTCGAGGACGGCCCGCGCGTCTATGTCGAGCGCATCAACATCCGCGGCAACACCCGCACCCGCGACTACGTCATCCGCCGCGAGCTCGATCTCACCGAGGGCGATGCCTATAACCGCGTTCTCACCGATCGCGCCGAGCGTCGCCTGAACGGTCTCGGCTTCTTCAAGAAGGTCCGTTTCTCCAACGAGCCCGGCTCGTCGGCCGACCGCGTGATCATCAACATCGACGTCGAGGATCAGCCCACGGGTTCGTTCTCGGTGGCCGGTGGCTACTCCACCCAGGACGGCATCATCGGCGAAGTCTCGGTCTCCGAGTCGAACTTCCTCGGTCGCGGCCAGTATGTCCGCGTTGCCGGCACCGGCGGCCAGTACTCCCGCGGCGTCGACTTCTCGTTCACCGAGCCGTACTTCCTCGGCTACCGCCTCGCGGCCGGCTTCGACGCCTTCTACAAGTACAGCGATCTGACCCGCTACTCGCGCTACGAGACCACCGTCTATGGCGGCCAGATCCGCGTCGGTCTGCCGATCACGGAAGAGTTCGGCGTCACTTTGCGCTACTCGCTCTACAACACCGAACTGACGATCCCGAACAGCACGAAGCGGCCGTATAACGACTGTTCGAACCCGATCCCCGGTTTCACAACTGTGAACCCGGCGGGCACGATCGATCCCGTCTCCGGCCTCAATACGGGCGGTCTGGCTTCCTACCCGAACAATTGCGCCTTCAATGGCGAAGCTTCGATTGCTCTGAAGGGTTCGACTGGCAACACGCTCACCTCGCTTGCCGGTGTGACGCTTGCCTATTCGACGCTGGACAACCTCGCCCAGCCGCGGAACGGTCTCTATGCCGAGCTGAAACCCGAAATCGCCGGTCTCGGCGGTGACTCGAAGTTCTTCCGTGTGGCTGGCGACGTTCGCTACTACAAGGAATTCTACGAGGACGTGGTGGGCTTCGCCCGCTTCCAGGGCGGTCATATCTCGCCGCTCACCGACGAGAAGCTGCGCATCACCGATCAGTACTTCCTCGGCCCGTCGCTCGTTCGCGGCTTCGCGCCCAACGGTATCGGTCCGCGCGACGTCGGCAGCGCCGATGCCCGTTCCAATGCCGTCGGCGGCACCACCTACTTCGGCGGTACGCTGGAAGTTCAGTTCCCGATCTACGGCATCCCGCGTGATCTCGGCCTGAAGGGCGCCGTCTTCGCCGATGCCGGTACGCTGTTCGGCTACAACAGCCGCACGCAGTTCAACGTGAACGGCGATGCGATCATCAACGGCATCGCCCCCGGCGGGGCCTGCGCCTACACGGCGCTGGGTGCCGGAGCGATCACCGTCGAGCCGGAATGCCTGAACGTTCGCGACAAGATGACGATCCGCTCCTCGATCGGTGCGTCCATCCTCTGGAACTCGCCGCTCGGCCCGATCCGCTTCGACTACGCCTACGCCCTGACCAAGGACGAGGGCCAGAAGATCTACAACGCCGATGGCAGCTTCCTCGGCCGCGTGGGCAAGGATCAGCTCCAGGCCTTCCGCTTCTCCGGCGGTTCGCGCTTCTGA
- the lpxB gene encoding Lipid-A-disaccharide synthase, translating into MTMHPSRRIWLVAGEDSGDQLGAKLMRALSDLSGGQVTFGGVGGEAMAAQGFVSLFPLDDVAVMGYLPVAARLRTLLRRIRQTVRDIVEARPDVLVIIDSPGFTHAVASRVRKRLPDLPIVDYVSPSVWAWRPWRAAKMRPFIDHVLALLPFEPEAHRRLGGPDCTYVGHPLIERLAELRPDSAEAAAREGTPPTLVILPGSRRSEIERLMPVFGATLDLLVQRYGPIDAVLPAVTRHRAMIERLALSWSRPVTIVHGETAKYAAFRRSRAALAASGTVTLELALAGVPMVVAYKVSRLEEAVARRLIQVPTIVLPNLILGENAMPEFIQAECTPGRLGEALLPLLKGGAARDAQVRSLQRIDGSMRLAGDDEPSRKAARIVLSATRPAVSGSSST; encoded by the coding sequence ATGACCATGCATCCGTCCAGACGAATCTGGCTCGTCGCAGGCGAGGATTCGGGCGATCAGCTCGGGGCCAAGCTGATGCGGGCGCTGTCGGACCTCTCCGGCGGGCAGGTGACGTTCGGTGGGGTCGGCGGCGAGGCCATGGCCGCGCAGGGCTTCGTCTCCCTGTTTCCCCTCGATGACGTGGCGGTGATGGGCTACCTGCCCGTGGCGGCACGCTTGCGCACTCTCCTGCGCCGCATTCGCCAGACGGTGCGGGACATCGTCGAGGCGCGCCCCGACGTCCTCGTCATCATCGACAGTCCCGGTTTCACCCATGCGGTCGCCTCGCGGGTGCGAAAGCGCCTGCCCGACCTGCCCATCGTCGATTACGTCTCTCCCAGCGTCTGGGCGTGGAGGCCCTGGCGTGCTGCGAAGATGCGGCCGTTCATCGATCACGTCCTGGCGCTCCTGCCGTTCGAACCGGAGGCGCATCGCCGGCTCGGCGGCCCGGACTGCACCTATGTCGGGCATCCGCTCATCGAGCGCCTGGCCGAGCTGCGTCCGGATTCTGCGGAGGCGGCGGCGCGTGAGGGGACACCGCCGACCCTCGTGATCCTGCCGGGCTCGCGCCGCTCCGAGATCGAGCGGCTGATGCCGGTTTTCGGCGCTACCCTGGACCTTCTCGTGCAGCGATACGGACCCATCGATGCCGTGCTCCCGGCGGTCACACGCCATCGCGCCATGATCGAGCGATTGGCCCTTTCCTGGTCCCGCCCGGTGACGATCGTGCATGGCGAGACGGCGAAATATGCGGCCTTCCGGCGATCCCGCGCGGCCCTGGCGGCCTCGGGCACGGTCACCCTCGAACTCGCCCTGGCCGGTGTGCCGATGGTGGTCGCCTACAAGGTCTCGCGCCTCGAGGAGGCCGTGGCGCGGCGGCTGATCCAGGTGCCGACCATCGTGCTGCCGAACCTGATCCTCGGCGAGAATGCCATGCCCGAATTCATCCAGGCCGAATGCACCCCCGGGCGCCTGGGTGAGGCCCTGCTTCCGCTCCTCAAGGGCGGCGCGGCGCGTGACGCGCAGGTGCGCTCGCTTCAACGCATCGACGGTTCGATGCGACTCGCGGGCGACGACGAGCCGAGCCGCAAGGCGGCGAGAATCGTGCTGTCGGCGACTCGCCCTGCGGTCAGCGGATCGTCGTCGACGTAA